The Gemmata palustris genome includes a region encoding these proteins:
- a CDS encoding EF-hand domain-containing protein: MTPAAFALIALLPGTDPAPAHDVLLEVGSAPAVRVRLKIELGGSPLAKLDADAKRTREALKGKPGASALDNLMPEGSLFRAEALTATSPHPAALSRAIFRALDKDKDGKLSADELAHAEKVLLNRFDLDDDECISPLELVPDLQTVVPEKRATPRTVRATVVPVEGKADIEQTVKLGRDASYWRGKIGGTWVEIHARPGLPTEKPVVPKALAAGREETKAAFEKIARGVVSLTAVPGPVGLFDLLDADRDGQLSVAELRRAKTVLVDAASTDTGVSLVIVSGIAKPPAVPLIRTFTREAGPQWFRAMDRNGDGFVSVREFLGTPEQFRKLDRDGDGLLSAEEAEKVEKP; this comes from the coding sequence GTGACCCCGGCTGCGTTCGCGCTAATCGCCCTTCTCCCAGGTACTGATCCCGCACCCGCCCACGACGTGCTGCTCGAAGTCGGCAGCGCGCCGGCGGTTCGCGTGCGGCTGAAAATCGAACTCGGTGGTTCGCCACTCGCGAAACTCGACGCCGACGCGAAACGTACCCGCGAAGCTCTGAAGGGCAAGCCCGGCGCGAGTGCGCTGGACAACCTCATGCCAGAGGGTTCGCTGTTTCGCGCCGAAGCACTGACCGCAACATCCCCGCACCCCGCCGCGCTTTCCCGCGCGATCTTCAGGGCGCTCGATAAGGACAAGGACGGAAAGCTCTCCGCCGATGAACTCGCGCACGCGGAGAAGGTGCTGCTCAACAGGTTCGACCTGGACGACGACGAATGTATTTCGCCGCTCGAACTGGTCCCTGACCTGCAAACCGTCGTCCCCGAAAAGCGTGCGACGCCGAGAACAGTGCGAGCGACCGTTGTTCCGGTGGAGGGCAAAGCCGACATCGAGCAAACGGTGAAACTCGGTCGCGATGCCTCGTACTGGCGCGGGAAGATCGGCGGAACGTGGGTGGAGATCCACGCGCGCCCCGGACTTCCCACCGAGAAGCCGGTTGTGCCCAAAGCACTCGCCGCCGGGCGCGAAGAAACCAAAGCCGCGTTCGAGAAGATCGCTCGCGGAGTTGTGTCGCTCACCGCGGTGCCGGGACCGGTCGGGCTGTTTGATCTGCTCGACGCCGATCGCGACGGGCAACTCAGTGTGGCGGAACTGCGGCGCGCGAAGACTGTGCTCGTGGACGCAGCGTCCACCGACACCGGCGTGTCGCTCGTGATCGTCTCGGGCATCGCGAAGCCGCCCGCCGTTCCGCTCATCCGCACCTTCACGCGCGAAGCCGGGCCGCAATGGTTCCGCGCGATGGACCGGAACGGCGACGGGTTCGTTTCGGTCCGCGAGTTCCTCGGCACCCCGGAGCAGTTCCGTAAACTGGACCGTGACGGCGACGGCCTCCTGAGCGCCGAAGAAGCCGAAAAGGTCGAGAAACCTTGA
- a CDS encoding DUF1501 domain-containing protein: MPGGPSQLDTFDPKPGEETGGPFKAIETAVPGIKIAEHLPLVAKQMKHLAVVRSMSTKEGDHDRAAYLLRTGRLPQEPLQYPTLGSLVSKELGDPKAELPNYISIGGRRGLSDGGYSSGYLGPDYAPLLVGDSPDAPYTRRPGLRDLAVADIKPAVESSRANDRVKLLEGLNADFAPGREGTVTASIQSAYERGLRLVNGSASAAFHLDDEPEKLRSTYGKNPFGQGCLIARRLVERGVPFVEVTLSGGFMGSWDTHARNFDRVKTLCDILDPAWAALVADLKDRGLLDTTTIVWMGEFGRTPRINGNLGRDHYPNAWNVVLGGGGIKCGQVIGRTSKDGSTVEERPADVPDLLATICKAVGVDYEKQHLSNIGRPIRIVDKSAKPLTEVLS, from the coding sequence ATGCCCGGCGGTCCGTCGCAGCTCGACACCTTCGACCCCAAACCGGGCGAAGAAACGGGCGGGCCGTTCAAGGCCATCGAGACCGCGGTGCCGGGCATCAAAATCGCCGAGCACCTGCCGCTCGTCGCGAAGCAGATGAAGCACCTCGCGGTCGTGCGCTCGATGTCCACGAAGGAGGGCGACCACGACCGCGCCGCGTACCTGCTCCGCACCGGGCGCTTGCCGCAAGAGCCGCTCCAGTATCCGACGCTCGGTTCGCTAGTCTCGAAGGAACTCGGCGACCCAAAGGCCGAGTTACCGAATTACATCAGCATCGGCGGGCGCCGCGGATTGAGCGACGGCGGGTACAGTTCCGGCTACCTGGGGCCGGACTACGCCCCGCTCCTGGTCGGTGACAGCCCGGACGCGCCGTACACGCGGCGCCCGGGGTTGCGCGACCTGGCCGTTGCGGACATCAAGCCCGCCGTCGAGAGCAGCCGTGCGAACGATCGCGTGAAGCTGCTCGAAGGGCTGAACGCGGACTTCGCGCCCGGGCGCGAGGGGACCGTCACCGCGAGCATCCAGTCCGCCTACGAGCGCGGGCTGCGACTCGTGAACGGTTCCGCGAGCGCCGCGTTCCACCTCGACGACGAACCGGAGAAACTACGCTCCACTTATGGCAAGAACCCGTTCGGCCAGGGGTGCCTCATCGCACGGCGCCTGGTCGAGCGCGGCGTGCCGTTCGTCGAAGTGACGCTCAGCGGCGGGTTCATGGGCAGTTGGGACACGCACGCCCGAAACTTCGATCGCGTGAAGACGCTTTGCGACATTCTCGACCCGGCCTGGGCCGCGCTCGTGGCGGATCTCAAGGATCGGGGGCTGCTGGACACGACCACGATCGTGTGGATGGGCGAATTCGGCCGCACCCCGCGCATCAACGGAAACCTCGGCCGCGACCACTACCCGAATGCGTGGAACGTGGTGCTGGGCGGCGGCGGGATCAAGTGCGGCCAAGTGATCGGCCGAACGAGCAAGGACGGCTCGACGGTCGAGGAGCGCCCGGCCGACGTGCCCGACCTGCTCGCGACGATCTGCAAGGCGGTCGGCGTCGATTACGAGAAGCAACACCTCTCGAACATCGGGCGCCCCATTCGTATCGTCGATAAATCCGCGAAACCGCTGACGGAGGTGCTCTCGTGA
- a CDS encoding ABC transporter ATP-binding protein, whose translation MNPPTNDGVRLDAITFGYGPTTVVRDVSLALPAGKLLALLGPSGCGKTTLLKLLGGYLAPSAGRVFLRGRDVTALPPEARNAGTVFQNYALFPHLTARQNVAFGLEVRRVARAVCDRQVDDMLARVGLSAEERDRKPARLSGGQQQRVALARALIIEPDVLLLDEPLANLDRHLRDQLRTELRTLQRQTGVTAVLVTHDQEEALAVSDLIGVMAAGRVLQVGAPADVYDRPRTPFVAKFLGAANLLPGKMVGSAAEFVMVRPEHCALNPEGGRWTWTGRVAGVTFLGADLLVDVTCDNGLSLRVRSRATERVQPGDLVTVGAAEHHLWPIPDADPPEVTLTGAGGDALSPTFPPA comes from the coding sequence ATGAACCCGCCCACAAACGACGGCGTGCGCCTCGACGCCATCACGTTCGGATACGGTCCGACGACTGTCGTTCGGGACGTTTCCCTAGCACTTCCGGCGGGAAAGCTCCTCGCGCTGCTCGGTCCCTCCGGGTGCGGTAAAACCACACTGCTGAAACTACTCGGCGGCTATCTCGCACCGAGCGCGGGGCGTGTGTTCCTGCGCGGGCGCGACGTGACCGCGTTGCCCCCAGAAGCTCGGAACGCGGGCACGGTTTTTCAGAACTACGCTCTCTTCCCGCACCTCACGGCCCGGCAGAACGTCGCGTTCGGGCTCGAAGTGCGGCGCGTGGCCCGAGCCGTGTGCGACCGGCAGGTCGATGACATGCTCGCCCGCGTCGGGCTGTCCGCGGAGGAGCGCGACCGCAAACCGGCCCGGCTCTCCGGTGGGCAACAGCAGCGCGTCGCGCTCGCCCGAGCGCTAATTATCGAACCAGACGTATTGCTTCTCGACGAGCCACTCGCGAACCTCGACCGCCACCTCCGCGACCAACTCCGCACCGAGTTGCGCACGCTACAACGGCAAACGGGTGTAACGGCAGTGCTGGTCACACACGACCAGGAAGAAGCGCTCGCGGTGTCGGACCTGATCGGCGTGATGGCCGCGGGGCGCGTGCTCCAGGTAGGTGCGCCGGCGGACGTCTACGACCGCCCGCGCACGCCGTTCGTGGCGAAGTTCCTCGGCGCAGCGAATCTGCTTCCCGGCAAAATGGTTGGCAGCGCGGCCGAGTTCGTCATGGTTCGCCCGGAACACTGCGCGCTCAATCCCGAAGGCGGGCGGTGGACGTGGACCGGCCGCGTCGCCGGCGTGACGTTCCTCGGTGCGGATTTGCTTGTTGATGTGACGTGCGACAACGGCCTGTCCCTCCGGGTTCGTTCGCGCGCCACCGAGCGCGTGCAACCCGGCGATCTGGTGACCGTGGGCGCTGCCGAACACCACCTGTGGCCGATCCCCGATGCGGACCCGCCCGAAGTGACGCTTACAGGCGCCGGAGGAGATGCGCTGTCACCCACATTCCCGCCAGCGTGA
- a CDS encoding ABC transporter permease: MLNCAFKPVWLLGRLLGGLTLLALVAPFVCAVWMSFAPGELLEPPTGEWSVRWYREFFGSVKWTRALRTSAEVAALSVAGALVGGLGLAVAVTRFHFRGRYILSSAVLLPMFVPAVVLAMGLLPLVMLAGLQGRAYSLAAAHCLVSLPVVFLLLRNALAQADPELERAARGLGARPWTAFRRVTLPLIAPAILAGAVIAFILSVNEFTFAVFLGTPGARTLPAALWPEARDKDTPLLAAASCVTVLFTLAGMWVTAHLLRRL, translated from the coding sequence GTGCTTAATTGCGCCTTCAAACCGGTGTGGCTCCTCGGTCGCTTACTCGGTGGGCTCACACTTCTCGCGCTCGTCGCGCCGTTCGTGTGCGCGGTGTGGATGTCGTTTGCGCCGGGCGAATTGCTGGAACCGCCGACCGGAGAGTGGTCGGTTCGGTGGTACCGCGAGTTCTTCGGCTCGGTGAAGTGGACGCGGGCGCTCCGAACTTCGGCCGAAGTCGCAGCGCTCTCGGTCGCAGGTGCGCTCGTTGGCGGGTTGGGGTTGGCGGTCGCGGTTACGCGGTTCCATTTTCGCGGTCGGTACATTCTGAGTAGCGCGGTGCTGCTACCGATGTTCGTGCCCGCAGTGGTGCTCGCAATGGGGTTGTTGCCACTCGTGATGCTCGCCGGCTTGCAGGGGAGGGCTTATTCACTCGCTGCCGCGCACTGCCTCGTTAGCCTGCCCGTTGTGTTTCTCCTGCTCCGCAACGCACTAGCACAAGCCGATCCCGAACTCGAACGCGCGGCACGCGGATTGGGAGCGAGGCCGTGGACCGCGTTCCGGCGCGTGACCCTTCCGCTCATCGCGCCGGCGATCCTCGCCGGGGCCGTGATCGCGTTCATCCTGTCGGTGAACGAGTTCACGTTCGCCGTCTTCCTGGGAACTCCCGGTGCGCGAACGCTCCCCGCCGCGCTCTGGCCGGAAGCGCGCGATAAGGATACCCCGCTCCTCGCGGCCGCGTCGTGTGTGACCGTGCTGTTCACGCTGGCGGGAATGTGGGTGACAGCGCATCTCCTCCGGCGCCTGTAA